In Siniperca chuatsi isolate FFG_IHB_CAS linkage group LG24, ASM2008510v1, whole genome shotgun sequence, the DNA window CCCTTGTTCTGCTTCGGCCTGTTGTATTTCTTCATTGCTTTCTCTCAGCCCTTGACTGAACTGGAACACTTGAACCTGGGCTACAACTGCCTGCAGAGGGCGCCAACGCTGGGCCTGAGTGCCAGGGCCAAACTCCTCACACTCAACCTCAGGAATAATGAACTGGAGACTATAAACGGTAGCGTAGACTGACATAGACAGTCGCAGAGTTTCTTGTTCCTTAAACACAGACAACCAGTCACTGGTCAGATCAGAGTCAGTAGTCAGTCAATCTGTTCACAGCATAGAGAGGAGTGAGCTAATGAAACCTAAAAAAATTGGAAAAACGGGAAGCTGATCACcgtgcagacacacaaactcaaaacttctgttatgagcTAACAGACTTTCTCTGACAgtgacccccctcccccactgTTTTTGAAGTCCTTCTGTTTGTCTTGGATATTATTTATCATCACCCAGTGAAGCAATAGATAACCTTACACTGGCCTCTTTATCATATCTGTTTGGATAGGAGGGGAGAATAGCATGAGAAGCAAATTAGGTATTTGTGCTGCATTTGTGTGCGTATGTTGTTTACACTGTACGTTCTCTCATGTCTGAGAGAGTCTTTTCTTGCATTGCTGTGTTGTCTGATCAAACAGGTGTTGAGCAGTTGTCTTCACTCGAGCACTTAGACCTGGCCTACAACCTCCTGTTGGAGCACTCCCAGCTGgctcctctctccctgctgcaCTGCCTCAACACAGTAAGGaaacacatgcactcacaaaGGCTACAGTATATCCTTTAGAGGACACATTTACTTTCTTTAGGTACATGTGAAACCAACGCACTGTAAAAACTTCTTTTAGCTGAACCTGGAGGGCAACCCGCTGTACTTCCAGAAGACCCACCGCAACTGCACCGTCCGACATCTCTCCCCAAAGGCTGCAAACCTTAGAGTGAGTAATAATTAGAgctagacatactgtatataccattTTTCAAATGTGCAGAATGctgaagcattaaaaaaaataataattataaaagcATCCTGCATGGACATTTGTTTTAGACATCAAGGAAGCACCACCAATGGCATAATAGCATTTATAGCACAAAACAGCACCTTACAGCAGCTGAAGACAGAAGCAGATCACATAATTTCCTGgtctaaaaacataaaatagaaatggaaaaaaactcAAGTTTGTGGGAAGCTGTTAAGTTTCCAAAGTAGGCTGTGATCTTCAAAAATACTTTTACAGTTATAGCAGCTGTTGGCTCATCTGTTTTGTATCAACAAAGGCATTATATTGTATGTCTTGATTTGTCTCAAAGCGCTGCCTCTCTACACATACAGAACAGCTCAAAAACAGCTTCCTGTGCTATGTGTGAACTCCAAGGTGTTTCTACATGACCCCCACTGGCTTGTGGTCTTTTGACATTTAGGGTTGAAAATCAACAACACGCCCCTAGTGGCGACTACTGGAGAACTGtttgagaaaaatgtgtttttgtgtttgtttttttcagataaCCAAtgttcctttttctgtttctttccagCTCAAACTTGATGGTACCCCGCTGTCCTCATCTGAGTTATCAGTAAGTTTCTCAATCAATATATGATCATCCCACTGAAGCTGTTGGTTTTTAAACTCTTTGGAAAGTTAGTGGGGATTTTTGGATACTGCGTTTGATACTGAAGCAGACATTTCTGCATAAATAAGTGTAATGGTATCTAATATTAGACCACTCTCTTCTGCAGGTTCTGCCAAAAGCAGGCCAGCTGGTTGTCCAGGTACAGACTTCACCTCCAGTTGCCATGCCACCAGAACGCAGTAACCAGGAAGTGTCCAGTGGTGCAGGGGAGCTTAGTGACAGCCTGTCAGTTGGAGAAGTGGGAGTCTCACACATTCGGAGGAAGAAATCCAGGGTAAGAaaactgctgtgttttaaatgGTTGTATACTCTTTCTCTGTGACGTGAAATAGTTCTTGTATGATAACAAAATCTTCTTAAAATGATTTGACCTCCCAAAttcttattctttatttatctatctagaCTGGTGGATACAAACTGAATGCTGTGaaatagattttcttttttcaaaccattttgtgttttagaGTAAGGTGAAAGTGCGGAGGGCCAGCATATCCGAGCCCAGTGATACAGATTACGAGCCCAGACTGTTTTCCTCCACAAAGGGTGGGTTTTAAAAGCATGTCTGTCCGATGTGATTCTATATTTGTGCAATATCCTACCAAATATCTAAATTCACCCCCTTTTCTCCCtgacttttattgttttatttaagtttcCACTTATAGTTTTAACTACTATGTGCTTGTTATGTTGATTATCAAGATTAAAGCTTATTCAGCTGTTAGATAAATATCTAAAACATAAAGGTTAATATGTTATCTCTCCACTAGGCATTGTCCTTCCCCACCAGCAGGAGATTGAGCGCATGTCCAGCTTCAGAGATCAGCTGGGTGAGGATTGGCTGAGGTACCAACATCATCTAGATGGAGATTCCCCCTCTACCATCACCACTGCTGTCGATACCAACCAGCCAACTCCTCACCGTCAACCCCTCCCCAATGGCCTCAGCACCAACCCATGTCCATCCGCCAGCACTGGGCATCAGCCATCTCCACCATCCCTGGAAGTCCCAGAGGTCCTCCCCCCACCGCTGCTCTCATCGGAGCCCAGGATGGAGACATCAGACGCACATGCAGACCAGGAAACAGAGTCTACCCTACAGTGGCCCGGTCATAACTCTTGGCAGACAGAGTCTACCTTGGAGAACAGCATGGTGGACGGCCCGGTGGTGAGCCAGGGAGTAGTGAGCTCATCTGGGCCTAGTCCAGAGTTCCAAAGATCGGCTAGAGGGGAGAGCGGAGACAccaaggaggaagaagaggaggatctGGGAGGTAGGGTAGTcaaaaagtcaaagtcaaaatcCTGTATAATGACAACACAAGGAGACAAGCAttattcatatactgtattaagaCCAATAAACTTAGCACAAAAAGGTTTTTAAGGTTCTCCTCTTCTGatctcctttcttctctgtttttttcttgttagtGGACCTGTGTCACCCCCTACTTGTGGGTGTCTTAtctgacaaagaggaagaagatggaGCGGACCAGGGGGAGAGGAgtaggtggaggaggagggaggtgttCCTGCGCATCAAACAGAGCCTGATGCTGGAGGTAGACATGCAGCGCGGCCAGGAGAGATGCCGTCTGGAGCTAGGCAGCCTGGCTCGGGTGGAGACCACAGAGGCTTGCTGGACCCTAGgggtgagaggaggaagggagggatggagaaagagatggaggagtgGGAAAAGACTTGTGAGGTTCTGGAGTTTAAGAGaaactgaaataattttttaatattatttgaaTGAAGGAAACCAAGGTCGCTAAGGTTTTGTCAGGTAAAGTATCTATAGATAAGAAGAGGTGGTAAGAAAGATAATTCTCATCTGTAGTTCTTTGCCAGACACCCTCAAATTAATAACAGtagaaataatatttataaaggTAACATGCATGCAGGTAACAAAAAGATTgcacaacaaaaaatgtataattaatatatttgaatgaaaatataaaataatcaaacttttgttcatttgtctGTAGGCCTTTTTTTACCCAGATTAGACACAACACAGTGGATCACAGTTCATTGcattaatattgtgatattgatttcagcCATATTGCTCAGCTTTAAGGGCATTAATATgtataagtaaaaataaaaatctttcaACAAGTTGtcaatttgtgttttctttctttctctcaggaGACAGAAGAGATGTTTCCAGCTGTGGAGCTTCAGTTTGACTACATCAGCAGGGAGAAAAGGTGGAGACGCTACGTCCTGCTTGATGATGACCCACAGCAAGCATTGCAGGTTcataacacgcacacacacactgatattcATTAACACACACTCTTGAGTCCTGTTGTCTGGGAAGTATTTGATTCCTTTCAGAAGAAATATTGGGAATATTATAAAACtaaatgtatatattgtttttatttttatgtttggttttgtgtgtgtagcgtgaagggggctacaactttcatttaattGTGCAatcttgtgttgtaaaatgacaaataaatgaaccttgaaccttgaaccttgacACACAAGTTCACGCTCTTGCAAAAGAGTTAGACACAAAACCCAGAGATTTTCAtctatgcacacacatgcatcataGCACATATGCATAAATGAGAACAACACCCACCCACTGACTTCCTGGACGTCTTGTATGAGTCTGGTCAAGCTCACAGGCTGCCCTATACTGAAACCCTGttacttttgttttcaaatgtgacATCAACATCCAGCTGCACACTCTGTACCATGTTTACTATTTTGTTTATGACTTTGGTCTTCTCACATTGGGCAACATCAAATCTGTGCCAGATATAATTTTAACACAAAAAGCCAATACCAGTTCCAGCATgtggtttttttcccccaaatttgTGGTGAGCAGTCAGGGACTTATGAATTAtgttttataaacacacacatagctgAGGTAACAAGTATAAAACCCCAACGAACACCTTGAACTCTACCATAGCTGCTCATGGCACAAGACCGATTGTCCTAGTGTTtacagaaacactcacacattATCTCCTACAGTGCCAGCTATATTGTGTCCTGTCAAATTATCTTTGAGCTctactgatttttttgttttggcccTTTAAGAAGCTGCAACATGCAAATAGCTTACTGTGCATTCTGAACTTACCAGACAGAGCTTGCATATCAGATGAGCTATTGACAGCTGAAAAAGTTGTTTTGGCCAATTTTTCTCAGCTGACAAGCTTGTTTTCTGCGCAGACAATTGTCGATTCCCCCTGGTTGCTCAGTTTTGTTGGTGAtaaattgacttttttgttgtcagtgtcAACAAACtattacaatgtaaaaacattactttttgcTGACTAGGCTCTGACTGACGTGCTGTCACATGTGGCAGAGGAAAACCAGCGGCGTGACTCTGAGCTCCGCCCCAGCTGTGTTCGCCTGCAATGCCTTCGCTGCAGGTCAGAGATCACACTTCAGGGAGAGGGCAGTGAGGAGGAGGCTGGGGGGAGAGCGAGGAGGAGAGAGGCTGCAATGCTACCAGAAGGTGTGGAAGAACAGGACGGGGAGGAGCTGACAGAGGCACAGTGTGATGACAGCAAAGGTTTGTGACATGAAGAAGACATGATAAAGTTATGTTATATGTGTATATGCGTCTTTATTTGTAACTTAACATAAATCTTTTTCCTTGTCTTTGAATAttgctctttgttttctcttttaaatacTTGTGTTGTTGAGTTAATTTCAAATTTGTGTcaatttttcatttcctttctttgtttgtttatttggtgTGGTCAGTGCCTATTAATCAGCCGaaaaactgtactgtattttaaacaaagcaacaaacagcaaataCAAGACAGTACACATGTACTTATAGAACacaggcaaaaaacaaaacaaaaaatacacaaatgcttAGAGTGTAGCAATCATCAGCTTTTGATCTGTCACTGACCATGTGTTTAAAAGGCATCTTGAAATAGAATAAAAcctgtaaaaacaaactaaaaaaaacaaatagcaTTTGACAATTAAAATGCCCTTTAAGCACAGCTCATAGATGAAAAAGTTGCCCAAGCAACGTGATGTTTGGCTTTAGTTTATATCTGAATCCCACTCACACACCACAGCCTTGACTCTGAAAAGCCTTTTTCTGATTCATCCCTCATAGTGAGTCATGCACAATCTCAGATGAGTCATGCTCAGCCTCACATACTCTAGACCATCCTAAAAATTAAGCACTAcatgcatttaaattttttccacTAGTACTTTCACACTTATTTAGTCAATGTCAGCTGGGTCTGTTGTTGAAAGTTGGAGATGAGACTGAAAAGCCACAAAACAAGGTCACACATTTCACCTGGATTGTTGTCACATtcatgcaaaaaagaaaaagtttatCATTTGACGTCAACGCTCTTCATGACTCCTCCTCAGCAATCAGGCTCCCATTGGTTGTCTGCACATGGCTGCATACTTTCCCAAAACAAACTTTTGGTTTCATATGTGCTCGTGTGAAGCATCCCAGGAGTTATCTGTTCTCTTTTATTGCATAGTTGCCTGCTACGCTGAGTTCCCACCTCTATAATCAGCAACAGACAGATAGCACCCCTCGCTCCAGCAGCCACCTCCCTGTGTTTTGACCAAACCTGACATTAAGACCTGCTCCGGCACGCACAGACTGCGCGCAGGCGTTGTTTGACAGATGTTTGGGAGATTTCTTGGAACCATGCTCCTTTTGTTAGTGTGCTTAGTCTGCTGTTCTGATGAAATTTCAGGCAATAAATACCTTTTTCATTTGCACGTGTCTGAACTAAGACGTTTGTCTGCCTGTGGGTAACAGAAATACATGCCCTGCAGATACAAAAACTGTTTCTTCCTTGTTAGGAACTTGTTAGGAATGAAGGCATGCATATTTTCTGTCTATTTTCTTGCAGTATAGGTCATTTGGTTGTCAGAATGATTAAACCGTGCTGTCATGTTCTTGAGTAGACATAGACACAGCTGATATAGTTTTAAAATGCAACcctcatattttttttctttcacacacagtatagtcataggaataacattttattgttctctttttaaatgaaataagctatttacatttataccatgtttctttctttaaagaCTGGCAAGTAACTTTACTCCATGGatgacaaaaccttaaactaggagttacatactgtatatcttatTGAAAGACATTCAGGGTTACCACACTATTATGTGTTTGGTAATTATCACAATAACCGATTAAGGCCATGAGGGGGAGCACCTCCTATTCTTAGTTAGTTTTCACCATCACCAATAACTTCCTGTATATACATCTATTTTTTTCAGGCAACAGTAATATTTGTCCAGAATGTGGTAGCGATCACGTAGTCCAGCTGGCTGGCCAATCAACTCCCTACAGCAGTACGCCCATCCATTGCTCATCAAGGCCGGACAGTGAGGACGATCATCTTGATATAACCCAGAGCACTAGGAGTGTCAATAAGGTCTTTCTGAACAGTAAAacactttctcctctcttttccaaAATTGGTCAACCAGAATCTCATCATTCCCATGTTTCATCTTTATCACAGCAGGATGATTACACAGATGCCAGTATTAGCAGTAGTCCTATCTTTGAAGCTGCCACCACTACAGAAGATCCCACCTTCATCACTGCCCAGGGAAGCTCCTTCTTCATCGGGGATGGTCAGGGTGATACCTCCAGCCTCTCCTACAGCACAGAGTGCCAAAGTAAAGAGGATCTGGCTGGGAGCTACCACTACACTTCTACAGGTGCTACACCACCTGAAGTCCAAGCCCAACCTGCAGGAAGATCCACCCCAAATGGTGGGTTTTTACTCTGTCAACACTTTTGATTCAAAACTGGTCTAGCCTCAGGGTCCAAATTTTCCCTTAGACATCAGGTCACAGCCCACACACAGACCAATTTAACACACGTCAGTGTATTTCCATCTATCCATTCTGCCTGTCAGTGGATTTAAACGCAGGACTTTTTTACAGTGAGGAGACAGTGGTAACTACAGTGCTGCCCTTCAATTTTAATTCAGAAAATGAAACCTAAAAGTACTGCAGCAGAAGTTACAACTAATTCAGGCTATGTAAACTATTTTTACAGCATCACATGCAAAATAGGCCTGATTTAAAGAAGAAAGTAGTTTTTGCAAGGAAGCAGTACTTCAAAATAGAAGTGCTACTCTGGGAATTTGCTACATTtcaaagtaatgtttttttgaCAAAGTTGACCCACTTGAGACCCACTCAGAATGGACCCATGCTCTGATgtataaaatgcaaaataaaatgcatataaAGTCCCCAAAACAGTTTCTCAGAGACTAAAATGACATCCAAAACCTATtttcatttacagtgatataaaacaaagaaaagcagcaaatcctcacatttcagaagctggaaccaacaaactgacaactgaaaCGGTTAATGGATTCGATTAATAGACAAATCTTTTCAGCCGTACACTTTTTACATCCAAAATAACATTGTGATGTTGGCAAGAAATGTTAACTGGAGGAAAACccaaacagcagtaaaatataaatGGTATCCTATTACTTGATTTGAATTCTACAGTTCATATGGtcattgtaaaacacatcaACTGTGGTATTGTGGTTTAAACTGTTTACGTCAGCTTCATTGCCTTTCCTAAAGATATATTTAAGTCTTAATTGAAAGTGAACAGAGATGGGAAGTATTTGGGTCTTGATTTGGATTGTGTGGTGCAGAAATGCTGCGAAGCGCTCTGTATCTCTGTGGCAGCATCCGATTTCCCCCCACATCTGTCTGCCATTTTTAGATGAACCACATGGTAACAGTGCAACAAGACAGATTGGAATCATTACTGGAAGTGATGGGAGAGGAATGAAAGCCTAAGAGAGGGAGGGCTGAGTCGTAATAATAGCTTTctgtatcttttcttttttgtaataCTGTAGCTGCACTGCCAATACTATGTAATCTGTCCTTTTTAAAACCACAGTCTCACACTGGAGACAACTCACACTCATCCTAAAACAATGACACTGAATATAGTGTCTTTTTTTGGTGACACAATGTACCCATTGTTGTGGAACAGAGCcctcattttcttctttctgaagAAGTGCTTTGTCTCTAAACAAaccaacctgtgtgtgtgcgcagacaCTTTTCACCTCTACAAAGAGTTTCAAAGGCCTTTTTAATTGGATCTCTGTTTGCATTCTCTTCAAATGAAAGACGTTGGGTTTGTTTTGGCCTCTGCTCGTCCGTGCGCTGTCATTTTTGAGTAGCTGTAACAATTCATCAGTGTTCAAATAGCCTCCATTGCTGTTCATTGGTGGATTTATTGCTCTTAAAGGTCTTTCTTTGTGAGGGCTGTTGGCTAATGCTGCAGTAAAATCTGGCACAGGTTTCATAAAAGACAAGAAATATGTAAGTCTTCACATTGCTGCCAGGAAACTATTGCTTAACTATTAATGCAAGATATCATTTGAGGAACTAAATAAAgtagacaaaaaaatgtattccctGTGAGTCATTTTAAGGCTGACTGACTGTCCATGTGTTTGTAGATGATTTGGACCTACTGTCTGAGGACTATGACGCGGTGGACCATCGGCTTCAGCTTTTCTTGGATGTGGAGGTCttcgaggaggaagaggagcttCACTCTTTCCTTAAGGTGTGTAAGAGTAAGGCACATAAGTATTAAAGCCcctaaaaacttttttttttttaatctcacttATTTCTCTAACATAAAATGTTGATGACAACATAAGCAATAATCAAAGTTAAAGGAATCATTCGGTCGggcaagaaatagtctggcacatgaCCCCCAATATAACCACAAATGGTCTTTTTTACACTACATtctttgtacggattaaacaaacaagatataacgtgttagtCAGCTTAAGAGGTGATGGTATTTAGATTCTgttaccttttggacagagccaggctagctgtttccagtctttatactaagctaagctaatctgctgctggctttagctttatatttaacagacagacatgagagtggtatagtTTCTCTCACCTAACCCTCAGCAAGGTTGGATCAGGTTTGTCATACAGTGCTGACAACTTAAGCAAGCAACCCCAtaactgtcatcacattttgttttaaatgtcgctaaactctgattggtgcatggaaatATGCAACGTCACCTTTTTCCAGCTGAGCCCTGCCTTATTAAAACCAGCGAGAAAAGcaaggacaaaaacagaaattcagAAATCTCTCATTGTGAAATAACCAAAGCTcttctaactttggcagaaaataatGTGTTGATGTAGGACTCCATCGCTCACAGTAAGAAGCAGATTGAGaaaaggttttcagggcctttaaaattTTACTGTAGCTAATAACTAAGGCAGGAAATAGTATTAATGCCAGACTCTGCTGTTTAAGCAGAATTTTGCCAGTGACAGCGGCATGTGACTGATCACTCAAATTTAGTAatacaatgtttttatgttgctgttattgtttcttttgtgaTTGTGGTTTTAAAAAGTCCTCTAACATATCTCCCTGATGGCCAAAAGATTCCAGCTTAATGGATGGTGACAACTACAACAGACCTACAACACTTAAGCTGCGGTTTCATCTCAGTCAGCCAAGATGAACGCAGTCTGTAAATCTCCCGGGAGCCCATTCAACCCTGATATTCTTCTTTTTGTAGCTTCTTTGACTAGttttgtgccccccccccccgctgtTACTCAGCATTCTCCGAGACCTCTTCAATATGCAATGCATCCTGGCAGCTCTTCAACTCAGCAAGctattgcttttctctgtcagaCACCTGGATGAGGAGCAAAGAACGGAACAGGACCAAGCAAACCACAGCTGGAAACAGGAGGTCCTGCTCCATTCATCTTagttatgtttatttatacagtgACAGGGGCGGCTCGCTGTTTCACTTGTGCTTTTACTTCTTGTGTTGTCTTACAGGAAATTAAGCAAGACCTTGGTCTAGAGGTTTGATTTTAAACTCCTAAAgagctttgaaaaacaaaaaactggtGTCAGCTGAGAATATGGTTGTTAATAGTTCAGTATTGAATTCATTGCCCTATGATGTTCATTATTATGCTGTAAAAGGCAGTATTCACAGGTGAGAACAGCAATTGAAAAATCGTTTTTGCTATTTTTGAGAAATGTCTATTACAGACAAAGAGCGTTTTATCCCTTTTTCTGTGTGCCTTCAGATATCTGCTGTCAAATTTGGGGAGCCAGGGGAGGTTCcctctctgttggtggtgtcaaACCAGCGAATCTATTTTTTGGAAATGACATCAGAAACCAAGTGAGTAGAGCAACTTTACAGGATACAGAAAGTACTTAGTATTTGCTCAGTATGATTCTCTTTTTTGGAAAATTGtaagtaatataatgtaaagCAACTTTTAGGTGTCACCAAAAGCAGGTGGACCTCGACCACAAAAGATTTTGTGTACTACCAAaaaggaagcagaaaaaaacgataaaataaatgaatgcttaAGTTTAAGTAGGATTCTTAAACATAACTTGGAAGTATATAGTAAAGTCAGTGAGATATTGACACAACACATTCCAGTTTATCAAAAGAGTAATCAAATCCTCCTGGTGTGGACAGTGATTCAAAAGAGGGCGCTTGCACTGCAGTTAACAATTATGACTTTTAATGCTGATGTGTAGTTCCACACCCTACGTTTAGGATGGGATTATATTGCATAACCTGCCCAGGTTTCTGGGTCACATCTTGAGAACACATTGACCTCGCAGTGTCTGTGGACTGTGGAGTCTTTTCTCCTTCTGCTAGTTTAAGcacctttttattgtttttttctctcctcacctctctgtcACATGAACAAAAAGCATTTCTTCCCTCATCAAAACAAGATTTATTTCCCTCAGACATGAGCCCATGCTGTGATGGCTCTTGCAAAATTATTACAAAGTCACTGTGATTTAGACCATAAGAACTGACTTCTCTTTTTCTTGGCACTGTGCAAGAAACAAGAGTATTATTTTGACCTTATATCGTAATCCTTGAAACATTAGGTAATACATGAGTTATTACCATGATTGTACtgagtaaaacacattttaaagtgttgttCTGGCAGTCACACCTCCAAGTGTGAGAGATCAAGTAAACCATTTAATCCACCTCACTGTGACAGTACACTTTCTGCACTTTCTGATGCCTAACGTTGTTTCCTCCCAGCAGAGGCCAGCTCTCTAATTGGCTGCAGAAGCGGGACAGCCAGCCACTCATGGAGCTCAGCTACCTGGAGGTGGGGCTAGGCTCTCAGAGCATCCACATGGAGTTTGGAGACAGGGGCGTGGCCTACACTCTCCTCGTGAGGGACAGTTTACGCTGCAAACGCTTCTTTGGCCTCTTGACAGGTAAAAGGACGCTTCCAAATACAAGCAAAGTGGAAAATGGTTTCTgtttaatgaaaaacacataaaagcaagTTGTATTTTCTGAATATAGTCAGCACTTTCCTCAGGGTGCTTTAAGAGTAGTGTTGAATCCCTCAGGCATGTATTGGAACAGCATGTTCCTCTCTCTGGCATTGTGCCACAGAAACCCAACCTACTCCTCTCACAAACTAATACTATACCATATGTGATGCAAATTTCTGCCCCGTCCCCCTCACTGTTGGGTTCACGCCGAGTCAGTACATCCTGCCCAGACCAACTTGTCTGCAAGGGAGGACCAGCGGCTGAGAGGAAAATCTTTTATTAGACGGGGGCTCCTGCTCGGGCCTGGAATGTCTggaaaaatatggaaaatgaATTTGACAATTACCAGCCCCTAAACGTGtggagaaaacaggaaaacatatTGGCACATGTGGAAAAGTATTGCTGTTCAGTTCTAGTACacatagttccacattttgggaaatgtgtaACAGAGAATGTGACGTATTAAGGTATTTTCCCAGAATTACTGTTTCATATTGCCAATTGCGAGGTACACGATACTGAATACAAGCAAAGAAAACTTCAAATTCAGTCAACAGACATGCTGATTAGAAGAGCAGTCCCACTTTTTCCATAGCTCTCTACCTTCAGCTGCTGTCTGATGGTGTTTCTGTTCAGCTTTCACTCAAACAATCAAGCAAGAATATTTTTGGAAGTACACggaaagtgtttttttcataCCAAATGACCTAGCATCCCatacaggtttttttttaaatatttttaaaaattgttccTTTGTTCAACTGGGTAAAGATTTTTGTTAAGATTAATATCTCTTTTTGAAAAGAGACCTGGCCCAGAAGGCAGCAtaagaaacattacaataaatacaaacaactgtCACACATTACAAAAGAGTATAGACAATATACAGTTACGATGGATTAACAGGTATGAGTTTCCAAACCTATCAATattgaataaaaacaatgattattataataattattaaataaactaATATGCATTTGTATTCACAAAGAGTAATTAACTATTTCATGTCCTTCTGTACATTGTTCCAGGAGGAAGGGGCTGTctatttaaaagcttttttgaaTACGCTGCGTCTTCCTTTACCCAGAGGCATGTTAGAAAAAGAGCAAGTAAATTAATGAAAGAGAAATTTGCAGTTTTAGAAGCATCACTCAGAAACGTGGATATTCATGAACTTATCCCCTAAGTCAGACTGACCAGCGTCaaatgacattttagattttagatgCATTTCCCACTTTTTCCAACAcatacttttcttttctcttcgttctctccctttttctctaGCTTCCCTTCTGTCCGCTGAgagctttttctttctgtctacaTTTCTAAACAGCTCATTTAGTGTGTTGTATTCTTCGTGGCTGAAAATGATTCCAGATTGCTTTCAGTGAGGCTACAGAGATTGTCCAAGGCAGAGCAGACAACTGAAAAGCATGAATAATAGTTTGTTGTAACCTTCCATGTGCATCCTTCCAAAAAAAGATGCATGAAAATCTGATCTGTTA includes these proteins:
- the LOC122872104 gene encoding serine/threonine-protein kinase 11-interacting protein isoform X1 codes for the protein MAVSHSGQSSLVQSLAKLLRNDGDLVLDGSSTLTLPVASLHQLTRLFEQYLLSRSHQHGFLALPSHPADTASLLQLQFLFDVLQKTISLKLINPPGVRLESVVKIFPFKSLKCLELKRVPPHCLEGLRGVYSQLEVFTCSKSLNSLEELLSLCGGDLSSALPWLELHTLNFSFNSIVCLDQSLTLLNVLKSLDLSHNKIQECAEFLKPLTELEHLNLGYNCLQRAPTLGLSARAKLLTLNLRNNELETINGVEQLSSLEHLDLAYNLLLEHSQLAPLSLLHCLNTLNLEGNPLYFQKTHRNCTVRHLSPKAANLRLKLDGTPLSSSELSVLPKAGQLVVQVQTSPPVAMPPERSNQEVSSGAGELSDSLSVGEVGVSHIRRKKSRSKVKVRRASISEPSDTDYEPRLFSSTKGIVLPHQQEIERMSSFRDQLGEDWLRYQHHLDGDSPSTITTAVDTNQPTPHRQPLPNGLSTNPCPSASTGHQPSPPSLEVPEVLPPPLLSSEPRMETSDAHADQETESTLQWPGHNSWQTESTLENSMVDGPVVSQGVVSSSGPSPEFQRSARGESGDTKEEEEEDLGVDLCHPLLVGVLSDKEEEDGADQGERSRWRRREVFLRIKQSLMLEVDMQRGQERCRLELGSLARVETTEACWTLGETEEMFPAVELQFDYISREKRWRRYVLLDDDPQQALQALTDVLSHVAEENQRRDSELRPSCVRLQCLRCRSEITLQGEGSEEEAGGRARRREAAMLPEGVEEQDGEELTEAQCDDSKGNSNICPECGSDHVVQLAGQSTPYSSTPIHCSSRPDSEDDHLDITQSTRSVNKQDDYTDASISSSPIFEAATTTEDPTFITAQGSSFFIGDGQGDTSSLSYSTECQSKEDLAGSYHYTSTGATPPEVQAQPAGRSTPNDDLDLLSEDYDAVDHRLQLFLDVEVFEEEEELHSFLKISAVKFGEPGEVPSLLVVSNQRIYFLEMTSETNRGQLSNWLQKRDSQPLMELSYLEVGLGSQSIHMEFGDRGVAYTLLVRDSLRCKRFFGLLTGIVREMAHKSESKLKSISTTRLNPQHHLWALVCEDIQADVEDGQLQFFYILAFVLQEDIWTPLTVLATRETLYLLKEDHQWNKSSSLTMNENKEPSSGSVTILEMLPISCVSSVHLWPSDQCRMDIKLYDETVKQEKTWCVRSESTELLQGLLAWVRAQWEAMFGVKLHTSLQDNAA